A stretch of Oncorhynchus mykiss isolate Arlee chromosome 12, USDA_OmykA_1.1, whole genome shotgun sequence DNA encodes these proteins:
- the LOC110537135 gene encoding homeobox protein Nkx-6.1 encodes MLAVGQMDGSRQSAFLLSTAPLAALHSMTEMKTPLYPAYTLSSTGPASSTSPTATSPNPGGIPMSSPGIKTSSGMSSLGSLHQCIALGTPHGINDILSRPSVLAPGAAAAVAASSSAGILSGLPRFSSLSPPPPPGLYFSPSAVAVARYPKPLTDLPGRTPIFWPGVMQSPHWRDARFACSPHQNSILLDKDGKRKHTRPTFSGQQIFALEKTFEQTKYLAGPERARLAYSLGMTESQVKVWFQNRRTKWRKRHAAEMASAKKKQDSETERLNGASENEEDDDDYNKPLDPNSDDEKITQLLKKHKPNSSLLINTSENDSS; translated from the exons ATGTTAGCAGTGGGGCAGATGGACGGGTCCCGACAGAGCGCTTTCCTCCTAAGCACCGCACCTTTAGCGGCTCTGCATAGCATGACGGAGATGAAGACCCCACTCTACCCAGCCTACACATTATCTTCCACCGGTCCGGCCTCTTCTACCTCACCTACTGCCACCTCTCCAAACCCCGGTGGCATCCCGATGTCCTCACCGGGGATCAAAACATCCTCCGGAATGTCATCTCTCGGATCGCTCCATCAATGCATTGCGCTAGGCACACCTCATGGAATAAACGACATCCTCAGTCGTCCTTCGGTCCTTGCCCCAGGAGCTGCTGCTGCCGTTGCTGCGTCCTCTTCTGCCGGCATCTTGTCCGGACTGCCCCGCTTCAGTAGCTTGAGCCCCCCGCCACCCCCTGGACTCTACTTCAGCCCCAGTGCTGTGGCAGTGGCTCGCTACCCCAAGCCCTTGACAGACCTTCCAGGCAGGACCCCGATATTCTGGCCAGGAGTCATGCAAAGCCCACATTGGAGAGACGCCAGATTCGCATGTTCACCGC ATCAAAATTCTATACTGCTTGACAAAGATGGAAAAAGAAAGCACACACGTCCCACCTTCTCTGGACAGCAAATATTTGCCCTAGAAAAGACTTTTGAACAAACGAAATATCTGGCTGGACCGGAGCGAGCACGACTGGCCTACTCGCTGGGAATGACAGAGAGCCAAGTAAAG GTGTGGTTTCAAAACCGAAGAACGAAATGGAGAAAACGCCACGCGGCTGAGATGGCTTCGGCAAAGAAGAAGCAGGATTCGGAGACGGAGAGGCTGAACGGGGCCTCGGAGAAtgaagaggatgatgatgattataacAAGCCGTTGGACCCTAACTCAGACGACGAGAAAATAACACAATTACTGAAAAAACACAAACCAAACTCCTCACTCCTTATTAATACATCAGAAAACGACAGTTCGTAG